Proteins co-encoded in one Dasypus novemcinctus isolate mDasNov1 chromosome 18, mDasNov1.1.hap2, whole genome shotgun sequence genomic window:
- the CLDND2 gene encoding claudin domain-containing protein 2 → MGVKHSLQSGGTLLSVLANILMALSTATNYWSRYPEGHSGLWQQCHQGNCSVIPCQTMLAVTGACMVLATGSGIVGMAMGLKVLCRRGDALRGQATSATFFLSGLLLLIALTGYTVKEAWKPDVFFSWSYFAGWLALPFSILAGFGFLLADMILQSADAISGFPVCL, encoded by the exons ATGGGGGTGAAGCACAGCCTCCAGAGCGGGGGCACCCTGCTCAGCGTCCTGGCCAACATCCTCATGGCGCTGTCCACGGCCACCAACTACTGGAGCCGCTACCCCGAGGGCCACAGCGGCCTATGGCAGCAGTGTCACCAAGGCAACTGCTCCGTCATCCCCTGCCAGA CCATGCTGGCGGTGACCGGGGCGTGCATGGTGCTGGCGACGGGCTCCGGCATCGTAGGCATGGCCATGGGGCTCAAGGTCCTGTGCCGCCGCGGCGACGCGCTGCGGGGCCAGGCGACGAGCGCCACCTTCTTCCTCAGCG GGCTGCTGCTGCTCATCGCCCTGACAGGCTACACGGTGAAAGAGGCGTGGAAGCCCGACGTCTTCTTCTCCTGGTCCTATTTTGCGGGGTGGCTGGCTTTACCTTTCTCTATTCTCGCGG GCTTCGGCTTCCTGCTGGCGGACATGATCTTGCAGAGCGCCGACGCCATCAGCGGGTTCCCGGTGTGCCTGTGA
- the LOC101438134 gene encoding protein NKG7 produces MEPWRSLALLVAFLGLILSLVAQSTDFWLEAKMPTIAIHFGIWPKSGETVQDFLHVTETFCVLAALWSLGTVIYLAVTYIPSLTLPLYRFLYSAFSCFLAALFMIVAMAVYTAEVSSRSLNPQIQTFFSWSFYLGWVSAGALLCAGVLSIVAQFRASRIGYDNM; encoded by the exons ATGGAGCCCTGGCGGTCCCTGGCTCTCCTCGTCGCCTTCCTGGGCCTGATACTCTCCTTGGTTGCTCAGAGCACAGATTTCTGGCTGGAGGCCAAGATGCCCACCATTGCAATCCACTTTGGCATCTGGCCAAAATCTGGGGAGACTGTGCAAG ACTTCCTCCACGTGACCGAGACCTTCTGCGTCCTGGCAGCCTTATGGAGTCTGGGGACCGTGATCTACCTCGCCGTGACCTACATCCCCTCCCTGACCCTCCCGTTGTACAGGTTCCTGTACTCtgctttctcctgttttcttgCAG CTCTTTTCATGATTGTCGCCATGGCCGTGTACACAGCCGAAGTGTCGTCCCGGTCTCTGAATCCCCAGATCCAGACCTTCTTCTCCTGGTCCTTCTACCTGGGCTGGGTCTCAGCCGGTGCCTTGCTCTGTGCAG GTGTGCTGAGCATTGTTGCGCAGTTCCGTGCCAGCCGGATTGGCTACGACAACATGTGA
- the LOC131274392 gene encoding protein NKG7-like — protein MIAAARQSRAQRFSEAASGGGPDVPLATPSRNWTEVLPANSTFRRVFSCTCFGFFLVALVCPCWLEVCVPGGTKHLGPWQGCKAYVCRELLDTGFLKTVRLLLSAAMVTAVLALLPILLITALHLWDPILVSIFSGVASYLTAVLGLLAQFIFMTEVLLRAISHFIEVKFSWAFYLGFGVFTLYLLTGTLILVMGPISLDTVSQAQLPPHAYQMRMRRVVACTNL, from the exons ATGATCGCGGCAGCCAGgcagagcagggcacagaggttCTCGGAAGCAGCTTCGGGAGGCGGCCCGGATGTCCCCCTAGCCACCCCGTCAAGAAACTGGACGGAGGTGCTGCCCGCCAACTCCACCTTCAGGAGGGTGTTCAGCTGCACCTGCTTCGGGTTCTTCCTGGTGGCCCTGGTCTGCCCCTGCTGGCTGGAGGTGTGCGTGCCGGGGGGCACCAAGCACCTGGGGCCCTGGCAGGGCTGCAAGGCCTACGTGTGCAGGGAGCTGCTGGACACAG GATTTCTGAAGACTGTCCGGCTGCTCCTCTCTGCAGCCATGGTCACGGCTGTCCTGGCGCTGCTGCCCATCCTGCTCATCACCGCCCTCCACCTCTGGGACCCGATCCTCGTGAGCATCTTCTCCGGAGTGGCCAGTTACCTCACTG CTGTCCTCGGACTGCTGGCCCAGTTCATCTTCATGACAGAGGTCCTCCTCCGGGCCATCTCCCACTTCATAGAGGTCAAGTTTTCCTGGGCCTTCTACCTGGGCTTCGGCGTCTTCACCTTATACCTGCTCACAG GCACCCTGATCCTGGTCATGGGACCCATCTCGCTGGACACCGTGTCCCAAGCACAGCTGCCTCCGCATGCTTACCAGATGAGGATGCGGCGTGTGGTCGCCTGCACAAACCTCTAG
- the LIM2 gene encoding lens fiber membrane intrinsic protein produces the protein MYSFMGGGLFCAWVGTILLVVATATDHWMQYRLSGSFAHQGLWRYCLGSKCYLQTESIAYWNATRAFMILSALCATSGVVAGILAFSRQPTSTRLSRPFSAGIMFFTSSLFVLLALAIYTGVTVSFLGRRFGDWRFSWSYILGWVALLLTFFAGIFYMCAYRVHEGRRPSTPR, from the exons ATGTACAGCTTCATGGGCGGTGGCCTCTTCTGTGCCTGGGTTGGGACCATCCTCCTGGTGGTGGCCACGGCAACAGACCACTGGATGCAGTACCGGCTGTCGGGGTCCTTCGCCCACCAGGGGCTGTGGCGGTATTGCTTGGGCAGCAAGTGCTACCTGCAGACGGAGAGCATCG CATACTGGAATGCCACCCGAGCCTTCATGATCCTGTCCGCCCTGTGTGCCACGTCCGGCGTCGTCGCGGGCATCCTGGCCTTCTCTCGGCAGCCCACCTCCACCCGCCTCTCGCGGCCCTTCTCTGCTGGCATCATGTTTTTCACCTCCA GCCTTTTTGTCCTCTTGGCCCTGGCCATCTACACTGGAGTGACCGTCAGCTTCCTCGGCCGCCGCTTCGGGGACTGGCGCTTCTCCTGGTCTTACATCCTGGGCTGGGTGGCCCTGCTCCTGACCTTCTTCGCAG GGATCTTCTACATGTGTGCCTACCGCGTGCACGAAGGCCGGCGCCCATCCACTCCCCGCTGA
- the C18H19orf84 gene encoding uncharacterized protein C19orf84 homolog: MEQQKEGAGRAGNSPAPPEPGAETQPPAPFPALPPSLLGTPAPAHLGLPESLASVTVPIRLDALSYLLHSALLGAYTLQQSLPSCPCAPQACCTQPGAAQRPSWGRGEWDVRRRPGRGQRRWGPGRAEQQERGWTGGSGAGPKTPLVMSPPPPARDGRKEARGPEPAPDAAEDWEAEY, from the exons ATGGAACAGCAAAAGGAAGGGGCTGGGCGTGCAGG GAACAGCCCGGCCCCGCCAGAACCCGGGGCTGAGACGCAGCCCCCGGCGCCCTTCCCAGCCCTGCCACCTTCGCTCCTGGGGACCCCGGCCCCGGCCCACCTGGGGCTCCCCGAAAGCCTGGCCTCTGTCACCGTCCCCATCCGGCTGGACGCCCTCTCCTACCTCCTGCACAGCGCCCTGCTGGGGGCGTACACCCTCCAGCAGTCCTTGCCCTCCTGCCCCTGTGCCCCCCAGGCTTGCTGCACCCAGCCGGGCGCAGCCCAGAGGCCCTCCTGGGGACGCGGGGAGTGGGATGTCCGGCGCAGGCCAGGCCGCGGCCAGCGCCGCTGGGGACCGGGGAGAGCCGAGCAGCAGGAGCGGGGCTGGACGGGGGGCTCTGGGGCTGGCCCCAAGACCCCGCTGGTGATGTCGCCACCGCCGCCCGCTCGGGACGGGAGGAAGGAGGCCCGTGGCCCCGAGCCAGCCCCGGACGCTGCTGAGGACTGGGAGGCCGAGTACTAG